One Puntigrus tetrazona isolate hp1 chromosome 25, ASM1883169v1, whole genome shotgun sequence genomic window, ATCCTTATTCACTATGGTAATACTGGTTAATCAATGTttctagagaaaaaaaaaaagttatgatgTTAGTACAGATTCACattatacgtatatatatttatattaaactaaCACTAAACCATGATGTCCTCCACTCCAATAGGTGGCGATGTAAATGCTCTGGCACCAAATGGAGACAGTGTGTTATATGATGCTGCTGGCTCTGGCAATCCTGACTGCATTGAACTTTTACTTCAACATGGAGCCGATCCCAACATCGCTAATCTTTCCTTACAGCTTCCCATCCACTGTGCAGCGTACAAAGGGCATTACCTGTAAGTTTAACAAAATATGCTAATCCACTGCTAGATTCGTTAAACTCGTCTCTGGAATtggaaataaacaacattagCCTTGCAAGAATTGCCTTTATATAACAAATCTATTGGAATTCAGCTTTAACTCCTAAAATATGCATTGAAGGTCAATGAGTAATAGGATAGTCCTATCACTCATTTTcttctgaaaatattaaaatattaaaagttctCTTTACAGCGCCTTAAGAATGTTAATCCCAGTAACCACAAAGAGAGCCCTCCGTCTCTCAGGCCAGAGCCCAATTCACACAGCTGCAGATGGAGGCCATGTCCGATGCATGGAACTGCTGGTGGACAGAGGTTTCGACGTCAACGCTCTTCTAGACACGCATGTTTCGGAGAAGTACAGAGATATGCGAAAGACCGCTTTGTATTTTGCGGTCTCCAATGGAGATGTGACCGGGACCCAGTTGCTGTTAAACGCAGGAGCCAAAACGGACCTGGATCCCCTGCACTGCCTCCTGGTGGCGGTGAGATCTGGGAGGTATGAGATTGTCAGGATTCTCCTGTCCAGCCGAGCAGACGTCAACTGTTACTTCACAGAGGTCAATGACACAGTGTTTCCCACTGCCTTGCAATACTGTCTGAGAGATGAGATGATGATGCGACTGCTGTTAAACAATGGATATGATGCAGAAAAATGCTTCTGTTGTCCTCATGACTCAACATGGGCTCGCTCCTCAGAACATACCAGTGAGAAGGTTCCAGTAAGTTTACCCATAATGTCTGTTCCAAAAGCTAGTAAGTTGTACAGTAAAAGGTTAAAATCATTTGTAGTAAACAACGTAACTCACTAGGCTTTTAAACAGAGCTAATGCATTTTAAGCTAACTTACctcaaaagaaatgttttcatgtgGCATATGTATCTTTACTTCTGTCTCTATTGTTTGTTTCATGTAGTTTTGTGATTTCATCAGCGTCTCTTGGCTAGTGCAGTTCTCTGGAAGAGCTGTGCGGGTTATCCTTGACTACGTCAATCATGTTCTCATCTGCTCCAAGCTGAAAATGGTTCTAAAGATGCATAAAGAGTGGGCTGAAATTTCAGAAATATTGGGTGAGTAGCATACACAATTCTATCATAGACACTTAAACCGTACTTACAAAAATATGGATGTTGTAGcattagataacaaaaaaaagcacaaaaaaaaaattactttcccAGGGAATCCTCGTTCACTGCAACACCAATGCAGACTTGCCATCAGGAGAGAGATGACTCCACTAAGGCTGGGTGACCCAAAGT contains:
- the LOC122330573 gene encoding ankyrin repeat and SOCS box protein 15-like isoform X2, with the translated sequence MDPSGDLDEDDDLLDAAIQRSIQESCKDIASLGSVEHQKILDAIFRGDLFALQELSDYPAAFTEVDSKGWYPIHRAAVQQSVQVLEMVLYGSYRLSLEEETADGETALILATQAGLVEIVRTLLEHGASPNRINSKNESPLLLAVRTDSFEIAFTLISRGALVNQACPKKWTAIHEAAKVGCTDILTLLLQHGGNVSETDEHGVTPMGIAAEYGQAEALDILIHYGGDVNALAPNGDSVLYDAAGSGNPDCIELLLQHGADPNIANLSLQLPIHCAAYKGHYLALRMLIPVTTKRALRLSGQSPIHTAADGGHVRCMELLVDRGFDVNALLDTHVSEKYRDMRKTALYFAVSNGDVTGTQLLLNAGAKTDLDPLHCLLVAVRSGRYEIVRILLSSRADVNCYFTEVNDTVFPTALQYCLRDEMMMRLLLNNGYDAEKCFCCPHDSTWARSSEHTSEKVPFCDFISVSWLVQFSGRAVRVILDYVNHVLICSKLKMVLKMHKEWAEISEILGNPRSLQHQCRLAIRREMTPLRLGDPKFINSGPFPPGLKSYLMYKEHDLYGRIMYQE
- the LOC122330573 gene encoding ankyrin repeat and SOCS box protein 15-like isoform X1, with the translated sequence MDPSGDLDEDDDLLDAAIQRSIQESCKDIASLGSVEHQKILDAIFRGDLFALQELSDYPAAFTEVDSKGWYPIHRAAVQQSVQVLEMVLYGSYRLSLEEETADGETALILATQAGLVEIVRTLLEHGASPNRINSKNESPLLLAVRTDSFEIAFTLISRGALVNQACPKKWTAIHEAAKVGCTDILTLLLQHGGNVSETDEHGVTPMGIAAEYGQAEALDILIHYGGDVNALAPNGDSVLYDAAGSGNPDCIELLLQHGADPNIANLSLQLPIHCAAYKGHYLSLYSALRMLIPVTTKRALRLSGQSPIHTAADGGHVRCMELLVDRGFDVNALLDTHVSEKYRDMRKTALYFAVSNGDVTGTQLLLNAGAKTDLDPLHCLLVAVRSGRYEIVRILLSSRADVNCYFTEVNDTVFPTALQYCLRDEMMMRLLLNNGYDAEKCFCCPHDSTWARSSEHTSEKVPFCDFISVSWLVQFSGRAVRVILDYVNHVLICSKLKMVLKMHKEWAEISEILGNPRSLQHQCRLAIRREMTPLRLGDPKFINSGPFPPGLKSYLMYKEHDLYGRIMYQE